The Myxococcales bacterium region TTGTCGAGCTTCGTGGCGCAGACGATCGAGGCGAGCGGCCGGTCGAGTGACGCCGCGAAATCGATGAGAGCCTGGTCGTCGGGTTCGAGCCCGCGGCGGACGTCGATCAGGAGCACGAGGCCGGCAAGTTCCGCCCGCGTCTTGAAGTACGTCTCGAGCATTTTTCCCCAGCTCGCGCGCTCCGTCTTCGACCGATCGGCGAAGCCATAGCCGGGAAGATCGGCGAAGACGAACGAGGGCCCCGACAAGAGCACCGCCTCGAAGAGGTTGACGGTGCGGGTGGCGCCCGGCGTCTTGCTCGTGCGGACCAGGCCGCGGCGCTGCATCAGACTGTTGAGGAGACTCGATTTCCCCACGTTGGAGCGCCCAGCGAAGGCGATCTCGAGCTTGCCCGTTGGCGGCAGATCGGTCCCCACGGCCCCCGCCGCTAGGAATCGGGCCGTCACGCGTACGTCGAGTTCGGTCGCCACGGCGTGAGTCTCGCACGTTCCGCGTGCGGCTCGTCAGTCCGTCGTAGGTTTCTTCGCAAGACGCCGCCGCACGCCCGAGGTGAGCGCGTCGAGCTCGCCGGAACGAAGGGCAGCGGCCAGCGCGAGGAAAAT contains the following coding sequences:
- the ysxC gene encoding ribosome biogenesis GTP-binding protein YsxC, with amino-acid sequence MATELDVRVTARFLAAGAVGTDLPPTGKLEIAFAGRSNVGKSSLLNSLMQRRGLVRTSKTPGATRTVNLFEAVLLSGPSFVFADLPGYGFADRSKTERASWGKMLETYFKTRAELAGLVLLIDVRRGLEPDDQALIDFAASLDRPLASIVCATKLDKVPLSKRKPLMLALRRKLNRPVIGYSAINHEGREALWRELIAIANARASGAGAVVG